One part of the Halopenitus persicus genome encodes these proteins:
- a CDS encoding 3-hydroxyacyl-CoA dehydrogenase/enoyl-CoA hydratase family protein, producing the protein MRITDVDRVTVLGAGNMGHGIAEIAALAGYEVRLRDINEEFVRNGYDRVEWSLEKLVEKGQIDDVDAEAALDRLTPLVDLEAAVEGTDVVVEAVPERMEIKKDVYAELERHAPDDAIVASNTSSLSITTLSELTDRPERFCGMHFFNPPVRMQLVEVIAGAHTDPDVLELIEDLAEEFGKTPVRVRKDVPGFIVNRILVPLLNEAAWIVNEGDASIETVDSTAKFDVGLPMGAFELADQIGIDVGYHVLEYLYEELGDAYRPCPLIVEKVEADELGRKSDVGFYDYEDGGATIPSDAGDEAVRRRLLAVMANEVAGLLDQDVADVEAIDEAVTLGAGFPEGPGRLADAAGVDVLLETLRDLYADTDAERYRPRDELVAIAERGGFYAHVGDPNEDDATGSVSETRYETLDVQVTEEGVGRITLDRPHRMNTVTEELLAEFGAAIDALAADESARAVLITGAGDRAFSAGADVQSIAAGGADPVAITELSKTGQETFGKLEAIDMPVVAGIDGYCLGGGMELAAAADVRIAAEGSEFGQTEHNLGIMPGWGGTQRLPRIVGEGRAKEIIFTADRYDAETMAEYGFLNEVTGTAELEDRALSFAADLAAGPPIAQRYTKRAIHAGRTDAEAGLAVESQAFGQLMSTEDVMTGMTAFMSDEEPEFEGK; encoded by the coding sequence ATGCGCATTACCGACGTCGACCGAGTGACCGTCCTCGGGGCGGGGAATATGGGACACGGGATCGCCGAGATAGCCGCGCTCGCCGGCTACGAAGTACGACTGCGCGACATCAACGAGGAGTTCGTCCGGAACGGGTACGACCGCGTCGAGTGGTCGCTCGAGAAGCTGGTCGAGAAGGGGCAGATCGACGACGTCGACGCCGAGGCGGCCCTCGACCGGCTCACGCCGCTCGTCGACCTCGAGGCGGCCGTCGAGGGAACCGACGTCGTGGTCGAGGCCGTTCCCGAACGGATGGAGATCAAGAAGGACGTCTACGCCGAACTCGAGCGGCACGCACCCGACGACGCGATCGTCGCGTCGAACACGTCCAGCCTCTCGATCACCACACTCTCCGAGTTGACCGACCGCCCGGAGCGGTTCTGCGGGATGCACTTCTTCAACCCGCCCGTCCGGATGCAGCTCGTCGAGGTCATCGCGGGTGCCCACACCGACCCGGACGTCCTCGAGTTGATCGAGGACCTCGCCGAGGAGTTCGGGAAGACGCCGGTCCGCGTTCGGAAGGACGTCCCCGGGTTCATCGTGAACCGGATCCTCGTTCCGTTGCTGAACGAGGCCGCGTGGATCGTGAACGAGGGCGACGCGTCGATCGAGACGGTCGACTCGACGGCGAAGTTCGACGTTGGGCTCCCGATGGGTGCCTTCGAGCTGGCCGACCAGATCGGCATCGACGTCGGGTATCACGTCCTCGAGTACCTCTACGAGGAGCTCGGCGACGCGTATCGGCCATGTCCGCTGATCGTGGAGAAGGTGGAAGCCGACGAGCTCGGCCGGAAATCGGACGTCGGTTTCTACGACTACGAGGACGGCGGGGCGACGATCCCGAGCGATGCCGGCGACGAGGCGGTTCGCCGCCGGCTGCTCGCGGTGATGGCCAACGAGGTCGCCGGCCTCCTCGACCAGGACGTCGCCGACGTCGAGGCGATCGACGAGGCCGTCACCCTCGGCGCCGGCTTCCCGGAGGGTCCGGGGCGGCTGGCCGACGCGGCGGGCGTCGACGTCCTTCTCGAGACGCTGCGGGACCTGTACGCGGACACCGACGCGGAACGGTATCGACCGCGGGACGAGCTGGTCGCGATCGCCGAGCGAGGCGGGTTCTACGCCCACGTCGGGGACCCCAACGAAGACGACGCGACCGGTTCCGTTTCTGAAACGAGGTACGAGACGCTCGACGTTCAGGTCACCGAGGAGGGCGTCGGCCGGATCACGCTCGACCGTCCCCATCGGATGAACACGGTCACCGAGGAGCTGCTCGCGGAGTTCGGGGCGGCGATCGACGCCCTCGCCGCGGACGAGTCGGCGCGCGCGGTCCTCATCACGGGTGCCGGCGACCGTGCCTTCTCGGCCGGCGCGGACGTTCAGAGCATCGCCGCCGGCGGGGCCGACCCGGTCGCGATCACGGAGCTCTCGAAGACGGGCCAGGAGACGTTCGGAAAGCTCGAAGCGATCGATATGCCGGTCGTAGCCGGCATCGACGGCTACTGCCTGGGCGGCGGGATGGAACTGGCCGCCGCCGCGGACGTCCGGATCGCGGCGGAGGGCTCCGAGTTCGGGCAGACCGAGCACAACCTCGGAATCATGCCAGGCTGGGGCGGGACCCAGCGACTCCCCCGGATCGTCGGCGAGGGTCGCGCGAAGGAGATCATCTTCACGGCCGACCGGTACGATGCCGAGACGATGGCGGAGTACGGCTTCCTCAACGAGGTCACCGGGACCGCGGAGCTCGAGGACCGGGCGCTCTCGTTCGCGGCCGACCTCGCCGCCGGCCCGCCGATCGCGCAGCGCTACACGAAACGGGCGATCCACGCGGGACGCACCGACGCCGAGGCCGGGCTGGCCGTCGAGTCGCAGGCGTTCGGCCAGCTGATGAGCACGGAGGACGTGATGACCGGGATGACTGCCTTTATGAGCGACGAGGAGCCCGAGTTCGAGGGGAAGTGA
- a CDS encoding site-2 protease family protein has product MADSEDVDPDPVPRPEELESFFHLVDVRRDGETLQYVGESLVPERALLDRVAPAFYEAGYEVDLRQVEGGHVLLARPIGTRPDGIPWANLGLLIATVLTTLFVGAYGWYYVPLSTIRSNPLTMLQAWPFTAAVLGVLLTHELGHYVAGRYYGVNVSLPYVIPFVFPFGTLGAIIRMKGRIPSRRVLFDIGAAGPIAGLLATVVVTAIGLSLDPIAVPERVLQRSGEVIVFNDPPLLAWIADALGRPTGYEDPTKAVHPVVIGGWVGMFFTLLNLLPVGQLDGGHMTRAMLGERQETLAALVPGALFSIAAYLHLVLDYGINESVGLWAFWGLFATVIAVSGSATPLDESELGWPRLIVGIATFLVGATCFMLVPVQVVAA; this is encoded by the coding sequence ATGGCAGACAGCGAGGACGTGGACCCGGATCCCGTCCCGCGACCCGAAGAGCTCGAGTCGTTCTTTCATCTGGTCGACGTTCGCCGCGACGGCGAGACGCTCCAGTACGTCGGCGAGTCGCTCGTGCCGGAACGGGCGCTCCTCGACCGGGTGGCACCGGCGTTCTACGAGGCGGGCTATGAGGTCGACCTCCGGCAGGTCGAGGGGGGCCACGTCCTCCTGGCGCGACCGATCGGGACGCGTCCGGACGGGATCCCATGGGCCAACCTCGGCCTGTTGATCGCGACCGTGCTCACGACGCTGTTCGTCGGGGCTTACGGTTGGTATTACGTTCCGCTCTCGACGATCCGGTCGAATCCGTTGACGATGCTCCAGGCGTGGCCGTTCACCGCGGCGGTTCTCGGGGTCCTGTTGACCCACGAGCTCGGCCATTACGTCGCCGGGCGGTACTACGGGGTCAACGTCTCGCTGCCGTACGTGATCCCGTTCGTCTTTCCCTTCGGAACGCTCGGAGCCATCATCCGCATGAAGGGGCGGATCCCCTCGCGTCGGGTCCTGTTCGACATCGGCGCCGCCGGACCGATCGCGGGGCTGCTCGCCACGGTCGTGGTGACGGCGATCGGCCTCTCGCTGGACCCGATCGCGGTTCCCGAACGGGTGTTACAGCGATCCGGGGAGGTCATCGTCTTCAACGACCCGCCGCTGCTGGCGTGGATCGCGGACGCGCTCGGCCGGCCGACCGGATACGAGGATCCCACCAAGGCGGTCCATCCGGTCGTCATCGGCGGCTGGGTCGGAATGTTCTTCACGTTGTTGAACCTGCTTCCGGTCGGCCAGCTTGACGGCGGCCACATGACGCGGGCGATGCTCGGCGAACGCCAGGAGACGCTCGCCGCCCTGGTTCCGGGCGCACTGTTCTCGATCGCGGCGTACCTCCATCTCGTCCTCGATTACGGGATCAACGAATCCGTCGGGCTGTGGGCCTTTTGGGGGCTGTTCGCGACGGTCATCGCCGTCTCCGGCTCCGCGACTCCGCTCGACGAGTCGGAGCTGGGATGGCCGCGGCTGATCGTCGGGATCGCGACGTTCCTCGTCGGCGCGACGTGTTTCATGCTCGTGCCGGTACAGGTCGTCGCGGCCTGA
- a CDS encoding DUF5820 family protein yields the protein MNLPDLPEGWRVWNEEPNGRAIVAFRPDVFTEDDFPAACLPTIYLTNGSRAARPGAGQYQTDEWHVVLFLEPEVEVTTRTYDEREAAVEALLDLASRFADGAIDYREPYQVPREAYLAELDRLTGDPAADDHVADE from the coding sequence ATGAACCTCCCTGATCTCCCCGAGGGCTGGCGTGTCTGGAACGAGGAGCCGAACGGGCGCGCGATCGTGGCGTTCCGCCCCGACGTCTTCACCGAGGACGACTTCCCGGCCGCGTGCCTACCGACGATCTACCTGACGAACGGCTCGCGCGCCGCTCGTCCCGGCGCGGGCCAGTATCAGACGGACGAGTGGCACGTCGTCCTGTTCCTCGAGCCGGAGGTCGAGGTCACCACCCGGACGTACGACGAGCGCGAGGCGGCCGTCGAGGCGCTCCTCGATCTGGCCTCCCGGTTCGCAGACGGCGCGATCGACTACCGCGAGCCGTATCAGGTGCCCCGCGAGGCGTACCTCGCGGAACTCGATCGTCTCACCGGCGATCCGGCTGCTGACGATCACGTCGCCGACGAGTAG
- a CDS encoding acetyl-CoA carboxylase biotin carboxylase subunit, producing MFDRVLVANRGEIAVRVMRACEELGIETVAVYSEADADAGHVRYADVAYNVGPARAADSYLDQEAILDAARAADADAIHPGYGFLAENASFAERVQAADGITWIGPSAAAMERLGEKTHARRVMRDADVPIVPGTTEPVADAEAVRTFGEKHGYPVAIKAEGGGGGRGMKVVEGADEAEDQLASAKREGEAYFSNDSVYLERYLDSPRHVEVQVIADRDGTVVHLGERDCSLQRRHQKVVEEGPSPALSPELRESIAEAARRGVAAADYTNAGTVEFLVEEDPDRDPAEPLGPETDFYFLEVNTRIQVEHTVTEALTGIDIVAEQIRVAAGEGLSVDQDAVDLHGHAIEFRINAENAAAEFAPASGGRLETYDPPGGIGVRVDDALRQGDELVTDYDSMVAKLIVWGNDREECLDRSRRALAEYDVEGVTTILPFHRLMVEDDRFRDGTHTTTYLDEDLDPDRIDAAQDRWGDATDGTAGGDDADDADDAETSEREFTVEVNGKRFEVSLEERGAPTIPAIEDLGAAGSAGAAGTAGGSGRPPHAGGSDAAGADGSTGSGEPADDTVEVAEGGEAIDAEMQGTILSVDVTEGQEVAAGEVVCVLEAMKMENDVVAERGGTVASVHVAEGDSVDMGDPLVVLE from the coding sequence ATGTTCGATAGGGTTCTCGTGGCGAACCGCGGCGAGATCGCGGTTCGGGTGATGCGCGCGTGCGAGGAGCTGGGGATCGAGACCGTCGCGGTCTACAGCGAGGCCGACGCGGACGCCGGTCACGTCCGGTACGCCGACGTCGCCTACAACGTCGGGCCCGCGCGGGCGGCCGACTCCTATCTCGACCAGGAGGCGATCCTCGATGCCGCACGCGCGGCCGACGCGGACGCGATCCACCCCGGATACGGCTTCCTGGCGGAGAACGCCTCGTTCGCCGAGCGCGTCCAGGCGGCCGACGGGATCACGTGGATCGGCCCCTCGGCGGCCGCGATGGAGCGGCTCGGCGAGAAGACCCACGCCCGTCGCGTGATGCGGGACGCCGACGTCCCGATCGTCCCCGGAACCACCGAGCCGGTCGCCGACGCCGAGGCGGTCCGGACGTTCGGCGAGAAACACGGCTATCCCGTCGCGATCAAGGCCGAGGGTGGCGGCGGCGGCCGCGGGATGAAGGTTGTCGAGGGAGCCGACGAGGCCGAAGACCAGCTGGCGTCGGCAAAGCGGGAGGGCGAGGCGTACTTCTCGAACGACTCCGTCTACCTCGAGCGCTACCTCGACTCCCCACGACACGTCGAGGTGCAGGTGATCGCCGACCGCGACGGCACCGTCGTCCACCTCGGCGAGCGGGACTGTTCGCTCCAGCGCCGCCACCAGAAGGTGGTCGAGGAGGGTCCCTCTCCCGCGCTCTCGCCCGAGCTCCGGGAGTCGATCGCCGAGGCCGCTCGTCGCGGCGTCGCAGCCGCCGACTACACCAACGCGGGCACCGTCGAGTTCCTCGTCGAGGAGGACCCCGACCGGGACCCCGCGGAACCGTTGGGGCCCGAGACCGACTTCTACTTCCTCGAGGTGAACACCCGGATCCAGGTCGAACACACCGTGACCGAGGCGCTCACCGGGATCGACATCGTGGCCGAGCAGATCCGCGTCGCCGCCGGCGAGGGGCTCTCCGTCGACCAGGACGCCGTCGACCTCCACGGCCATGCGATCGAGTTCCGGATCAACGCGGAGAACGCCGCCGCGGAGTTCGCGCCGGCCAGCGGCGGTCGTCTCGAGACCTACGACCCGCCGGGCGGGATCGGCGTCCGCGTCGACGACGCGCTCAGGCAGGGCGACGAGTTGGTCACCGACTACGACTCGATGGTCGCGAAGCTCATCGTCTGGGGGAACGACCGTGAGGAGTGTCTCGACCGTTCGCGGCGCGCGCTCGCCGAGTACGACGTCGAGGGCGTCACCACCATCCTCCCGTTCCACCGGTTGATGGTCGAGGACGACCGGTTCCGCGACGGAACTCACACCACGACCTACCTCGACGAGGACCTGGATCCCGACCGGATCGACGCCGCCCAGGATCGATGGGGAGACGCGACCGACGGGACCGCCGGTGGGGACGACGCGGACGACGCGGACGACGCCGAGACCAGCGAGCGCGAGTTCACGGTCGAGGTGAACGGCAAACGCTTCGAGGTCTCCCTCGAGGAACGGGGCGCCCCGACGATCCCCGCGATCGAGGACCTCGGCGCCGCCGGAAGCGCCGGTGCCGCCGGCACGGCCGGCGGAAGCGGTCGGCCCCCACACGCCGGGGGCAGTGACGCCGCCGGCGCGGACGGGTCGACTGGATCTGGGGAGCCGGCCGACGACACGGTCGAAGTCGCCGAGGGCGGCGAGGCGATCGACGCCGAGATGCAGGGGACGATCCTCTCGGTCGACGTGACGGAGGGCCAGGAGGTCGCAGCGGGCGAGGTCGTCTGCGTGCTGGAGGCGATGAAGATGGAGAACGACGTCGTCGCCGAGCGCGGCGGCACGGTCGCGAGCGTGCACGTCGCCGAGGGGGACAGCGTCGATATGGGCGACCCGCTCGTCGTTCTCGAGTGA
- the thiL gene encoding thiamine-phosphate kinase translates to MDEREALSRIAATLPDAGDDAAVVGSTVITTDMLHDRTDFPAGTTRYTAGWRAVGASLSDVAAMGADATAAVAVYADADFDPDALTAFIDGAADVCAAVDGRYVGGDLDRHSEFTAATTAIGETDDPVRRSGATPGEAVCVTGTLGRSAAAVELFDAAATGDGEEVASDRLDRANELFRFPPRIAAGRALAGHATAMMDSSDGLARSVHQLAEASDVGFALDRAAVPIDPTVDDVTETAEDRWRLATRFGEDFELVCTVPEAALESAVDRCPTDLTRIGSVVPADRGVTVDGEPLPDRGYTHGDEGS, encoded by the coding sequence ATGGACGAACGCGAGGCGCTGTCCCGAATCGCCGCGACTCTGCCGGACGCGGGCGACGACGCCGCGGTGGTCGGATCGACCGTGATAACCACGGATATGCTCCACGACCGGACCGATTTCCCGGCGGGAACGACGCGATACACGGCGGGTTGGCGTGCGGTCGGTGCCTCCCTGTCGGACGTCGCGGCGATGGGCGCGGACGCGACGGCGGCGGTCGCCGTCTACGCCGACGCCGACTTCGATCCCGACGCACTGACCGCGTTCATCGACGGCGCCGCGGACGTCTGTGCCGCCGTCGACGGGCGATACGTCGGCGGCGACCTCGACCGACATTCGGAGTTCACCGCCGCCACGACTGCCATCGGCGAGACCGACGATCCGGTGAGACGGTCCGGAGCGACTCCCGGCGAGGCGGTCTGCGTCACGGGAACGCTTGGCCGGAGCGCGGCCGCGGTCGAGCTGTTCGACGCTGCCGCGACGGGCGACGGCGAGGAAGTGGCTTCCGACCGTCTCGACCGCGCGAACGAGCTGTTCCGGTTCCCTCCACGGATCGCAGCGGGCCGCGCCCTCGCCGGCCACGCGACGGCGATGATGGACTCCTCGGACGGACTGGCCCGGTCGGTCCATCAGCTCGCTGAAGCCAGCGACGTGGGCTTCGCGCTCGACCGGGCAGCCGTCCCGATCGACCCCACAGTCGACGACGTCACGGAAACGGCCGAGGACCGCTGGCGACTGGCCACGCGGTTCGGCGAGGACTTCGAGCTCGTCTGTACGGTGCCTGAGGCGGCTCTGGAGTCGGCCGTCGACAGATGCCCGACCGATCTGACCCGGATCGGATCGGTCGTGCCCGCCGATCGTGGCGTCACGGTCGACGGCGAGCCGCTTCCCGACCGCGGCTACACCCACGGTGACGAGGGATCGTAG
- a CDS encoding disulfide bond formation protein B, producing the protein MRVRSVLGACTIVAAVATAGSLWFSEGLGLVPCELCWYQRILMYPLVVILGVGTLENRTGTWRTALPLAGLGIGVSAYHVAIQLSPGATCGLDGACTAVQWRGFGVFTIPRLSLTAFLLVTIGLLALALAERGTAGAFRSDADR; encoded by the coding sequence ATGCGTGTCCGTTCCGTTCTCGGCGCCTGTACGATCGTGGCCGCGGTCGCCACGGCCGGCAGCCTCTGGTTCAGCGAGGGGCTCGGACTCGTTCCCTGCGAGCTCTGCTGGTACCAGCGGATCCTGATGTATCCGCTCGTCGTGATCCTCGGCGTGGGCACCCTCGAGAACCGGACCGGGACGTGGCGAACCGCACTTCCGCTCGCCGGTCTCGGGATCGGCGTCTCGGCGTACCACGTCGCGATCCAGCTCTCCCCGGGGGCCACGTGCGGCCTCGACGGGGCCTGTACCGCGGTCCAGTGGCGCGGATTCGGCGTCTTCACGATCCCGCGGCTCTCGCTGACCGCGTTCCTCCTCGTGACGATCGGGCTGCTCGCCCTGGCGCTTGCCGAACGCGGAACCGCCGGCGCGTTCCGGAGCGATGCCGACCGCTGA
- a CDS encoding succinylglutamate desuccinylase/aspartoacylase family protein: MSDDEAFTYNGGRVGPGERQNIRYGISETYLGDPVRIPVTIINGERPGTTAFLSAAAHGDELNGIEVVREVASELDPSELAGTLVCLPVLNVPGFLAQQRYLPVYDRDLNRSFPGKEGSTSSKRMAHRIFTNFIEPCDVGLDFHTSTRGRTNMLHVRADMADPDVHRLALSFGSNVVIDSEGPNGTLRGEATAADIPTITIEMGEAHRFQRGLIDEALEGVDSAFAEYGLRERASVRWPGWRTIISGSDEKTWIRADTGGIVDMHYERGSLVHEGDRIATITNPFKNDDATVEAPFTGLLVGILENPVVYPGNPLCHLVELDAGVRRIIERDQSNDDATQS; this comes from the coding sequence ATGAGCGACGACGAGGCCTTCACCTATAACGGAGGGCGAGTCGGCCCCGGCGAGCGGCAGAACATTCGGTACGGGATCAGCGAGACCTACCTCGGCGACCCGGTTCGGATCCCCGTGACCATCATCAACGGCGAGCGGCCCGGAACCACGGCGTTCCTCTCGGCCGCGGCCCACGGTGACGAGCTCAACGGCATCGAGGTCGTCCGTGAGGTCGCCAGCGAGTTGGACCCGTCGGAGTTGGCCGGCACGCTCGTGTGTCTTCCCGTGCTGAACGTGCCGGGATTTCTCGCCCAACAGCGGTATCTCCCCGTCTACGACCGCGACCTCAACCGGTCGTTCCCGGGTAAGGAGGGGTCGACGAGCTCGAAACGGATGGCCCACCGGATCTTCACCAACTTCATCGAGCCCTGTGACGTCGGGCTCGATTTCCACACCTCCACCCGCGGACGGACGAATATGCTCCACGTACGTGCGGATATGGCCGACCCGGACGTGCACCGACTCGCGCTCTCGTTCGGCTCCAACGTCGTGATCGACAGCGAGGGGCCGAACGGGACGCTCCGGGGGGAGGCGACCGCGGCTGACATCCCGACGATCACGATCGAGATGGGCGAGGCCCACCGGTTTCAGCGGGGTCTGATCGACGAGGCGCTCGAGGGAGTCGATTCGGCGTTCGCCGAGTACGGACTCCGTGAGCGAGCGTCGGTTCGATGGCCCGGCTGGCGAACGATCATCTCCGGGTCCGACGAGAAGACGTGGATCCGCGCGGACACGGGCGGGATCGTGGATATGCACTACGAGCGCGGGTCGCTGGTGCACGAGGGTGACCGGATCGCGACGATCACGAACCCGTTCAAAAACGACGACGCCACCGTCGAGGCGCCGTTCACCGGTCTGCTCGTCGGAATCCTCGAGAATCCCGTCGTCTATCCCGGGAATCCGCTGTGTCACCTCGTGGAGCTCGACGCGGGCGTCCGCCGGATCATCGAACGGGACCAGTCGAACGACGACGCCACGCAGTCGTGA
- a CDS encoding DNA-3-methyladenine glycosylase family protein, producing MNTDPLPPTVEETLRADPVVSPLIDRHGPLHVTPAEEPFRRLCTSIINQQLSTASADAIRSRTFDALDDDVTPGSVLAIEEDRLREAGLSRTKVDYLRSAAEAFRERDLTPAGLANASDEAAIDELTRIRGVGDWTARMYLIFVLGREDVLPLGDLAVRKGIEQLYADGDDLARAEMREIAEAWRPYRSYGTRYVWAAYER from the coding sequence GTGAACACGGATCCACTCCCGCCGACGGTCGAGGAGACGCTTCGGGCGGATCCGGTCGTGAGTCCGCTCATCGACCGGCACGGACCGCTCCACGTCACGCCCGCCGAGGAGCCCTTCCGGCGACTCTGTACGTCGATCATCAACCAGCAGCTCTCGACGGCGTCGGCCGACGCCATCCGGTCGCGAACGTTCGACGCGCTCGACGACGACGTCACACCGGGGTCGGTGTTGGCGATCGAGGAGGACCGGCTACGGGAGGCCGGACTGAGCCGGACGAAGGTCGATTACCTCCGGTCGGCGGCCGAGGCGTTCCGCGAGCGGGATCTCACCCCGGCGGGGCTGGCGAACGCGTCCGACGAAGCGGCGATCGACGAGCTCACCCGGATCCGCGGCGTTGGGGACTGGACCGCCCGGATGTATCTCATCTTCGTGCTCGGCCGCGAGGACGTGCTGCCGCTCGGGGACCTGGCCGTTCGGAAGGGGATCGAGCAGCTGTACGCGGACGGCGACGACCTGGCGCGTGCGGAGATGCGTGAGATCGCGGAGGCGTGGCGACCGTACCGGAGCTACGGGACGCGATACGTGTGGGCTGCCTACGAGCGGTGA
- a CDS encoding RimK family alpha-L-glutamate ligase, protein MTGDTARVGVLSLHNSKETKAILNAVEDLGHEPFWLRKENTAIEVTDGHVSIEPDVDVVLNRLLLSNTDQPAEHLGLATTFERIRPMLNEPDAVLAAIHKFAAAATLADWNVPVPDALLALSNDRLNQGRERFGDVGVYKTAIGTHGGGTWKVDLTEAVNPKVGNRQAFLQKLIERDDERHRDLRVYVVGESIVGAMYRYAPEGDWRTNVALGGDVENALDDMPDEAAEMALYAAEVMGLDYAGVDLIEGYDGWYVLEVNPTAGFKGLFEATGISPAPHIAKLAIEEAGGTVDDDRVETIAGTLDDSRPSCAPPLSKSPFEEAPIIGYIEEVVATGTSGSTQALAKSDTGATRTSIDTQLAAEIGAGPIKSMTRVKSGSVKSGKARPVVDLVIGIGGTQHTVTASVEDRGHMEYPLLLGRDILEHYRVDVRKRVDEERPDAADPELLEE, encoded by the coding sequence ATGACCGGGGACACCGCTCGCGTCGGGGTACTGTCGCTACACAACAGCAAGGAGACGAAGGCGATCCTGAACGCCGTCGAGGACCTGGGCCACGAGCCGTTCTGGCTGCGCAAGGAGAACACCGCGATCGAGGTCACCGACGGGCACGTCAGCATCGAGCCGGACGTCGACGTGGTGCTCAACCGGCTGCTGCTCTCGAACACCGACCAGCCCGCCGAACACCTCGGCCTCGCGACCACCTTCGAACGGATCCGGCCGATGCTGAACGAGCCCGATGCCGTCCTCGCCGCGATCCACAAGTTCGCGGCCGCGGCGACCCTCGCCGACTGGAACGTTCCGGTCCCGGACGCCCTGCTCGCGCTCTCGAACGACCGGCTCAACCAGGGCCGCGAACGGTTCGGCGACGTGGGCGTGTACAAGACGGCGATCGGCACCCACGGGGGCGGGACCTGGAAGGTCGATCTCACCGAGGCCGTCAACCCCAAGGTGGGCAACCGCCAGGCGTTCCTCCAGAAGCTCATCGAGCGCGACGACGAACGCCACCGTGACCTCCGCGTCTACGTCGTCGGCGAGTCGATCGTCGGCGCGATGTACCGCTACGCGCCGGAAGGCGACTGGCGGACGAACGTCGCCCTGGGCGGCGACGTGGAGAACGCCCTCGATGATATGCCCGACGAGGCGGCCGAGATGGCCCTGTATGCGGCCGAGGTAATGGGGCTCGATTACGCCGGCGTCGACCTCATCGAGGGGTACGACGGCTGGTACGTGCTCGAGGTCAACCCGACGGCCGGATTCAAGGGGCTGTTCGAGGCGACCGGCATCTCGCCGGCACCACACATCGCCAAGCTTGCGATCGAGGAAGCCGGCGGGACGGTCGACGACGACCGCGTCGAGACCATCGCCGGCACCCTCGACGACTCGCGTCCCTCGTGCGCGCCGCCGCTGTCGAAATCGCCCTTCGAGGAGGCACCGATCATCGGCTACATCGAGGAGGTCGTCGCGACGGGGACCTCCGGCTCCACCCAGGCGCTCGCGAAATCCGACACCGGCGCCACGCGGACGAGCATCGATACGCAGCTCGCCGCCGAGATCGGCGCCGGCCCGATAAAGAGCATGACGCGAGTCAAGTCGGGAAGCGTCAAGTCCGGCAAGGCGCGGCCGGTCGTCGACCTGGTGATCGGTATCGGCGGGACACAACACACCGTAACCGCCAGCGTCGAGGACCGTGGCCATATGGAGTACCCGCTGTTGCTCGGCCGCGACATCCTCGAACACTACCGTGTGGACGTCCGCAAGCGGGTCGACGAGGAGCGTCCCGACGCGGCGGATCCGGAACTGCTCGAGGAGTAG